The DNA region CATCCTTCATCCTTTAACGCCATGTCTTCTCCCCTCTGGCCCTATGTGACTCCTGGCATTCCTGACGATCTGTTCGAGCGACTGCCAGGGATTCCGATGAGCCAACGGGAGGTGCGGTTGTTGCTGGTGTCGCATCTGCGTCTCAAAGCCGATTCGGTATTATGGGATGTTGGGGCGGGCACAGGTACGATTCCGGTAGAGGCAGGGCTGCTCTGTCCCCAAGGGCATATTGTGGCGATCGAGCGAGATGAAGATGTTGTCAGTTTGATTCGACGAAACTGCGATCGCTTCGGGGTCAACAATGTGGAAATTATCGAAGGGAGTGCGCCTGAGTGCCTCAAAACTATCCAACGTCAGCCCAATCGCGTTTGCCTTGAAGGAGGCCGCTCGGTCAAAGCGATCCTCAAAGCTGTGTGGTCTCATCTGGCGTTGCAGGGGCGGATTGTGGTGACGGCTTCCAGTTTGGAAGGGTTGTATGCAGCTTCTGAAAGCTTTTCGGAATTGCAGGTTCGCAATATCGAAGTGGTGCAATCGGCAATGAACCGCTTAGAAAAGCGAGGGATGAATCAAACCTTTGCCTCAGTTGACCCAATTTTTGTCCTTAGCGGTGAGAAGCTAGAGTGAGCTTGAACTTTCGCCGAATTGCTTAAAGTGTGCCAAAGTAATTCTTAACCTTCAGCTAACCTTATGATTCGGCTCAAGCCTAGACTGAGGCCAGATTGGAGTGTATCCATCAATTCCTCAGTGCCCTGACAAAAGTTCCATACTGGAGGAATTGAGGGGTGAACAATTCATGTAAGACATCGATCCTATGCCTTGGTCTCGGATTTTTAGTGGAATTATTGCGATCGCCCTGGCCCTAGCCCTGACTGTAGTAGGGGGCTGGTACTTCACCCTGGCTTTCGGTGTGATCATTTATCTAGGTCAACTAGAATACTTTCAGCTAGTTCGCGCCAAAGGGATTGCTCCTGCGGCTAAGACAACCCTGGTAGTCAGCCAAGCCTTGTTGGTGCTCTCCACAATGGCTCCCGATTTAGCAGAAGCTGTGTTTCCAGTGGCGGGTACGTTTATTTGTTTCTATCTGCTGTTTCAGCCTAAATTTGCCACGATCGCCGATATTTCCGCCTCGATTATGGGCTTGTTCTATGGCGGTTATTTACCGAGTTACTGGGTAAGGTTGCGATCGCTAGGCACCGTCGAGCACAGCAACCTGCCACTCTGGGGCTACTGGCCCGATAACTGGACTAGTTTGCAAGCACTACCCCAAGGCTTAGTGGTCACTCTCCTGGCATTTTGCTGCATCTGGGCCGCTGACATTGGCGCTTACACCTTCGGGAAATTCTTTGGCCGCACTCGCCTCTCAGACATCAGTCCCAAGAAAACTGTAGAAGGTGCCGCTTTTGGGGTGTTTGGTAGCATTGCTGTCGCTATGACTGGCTCCTGGTGGCTAGATTGGTCCGGGTGGCCCCTAACAGGTTTCGCCTTAGGCTTGCTGATCGGGATTGCCAGCTTGTTAGGCGACCTCACCGAATCAATGATGAAGCGAGATGCTGGCGTCAAAGATTCCGGGCAGCTAATTCCTGGACATGGCGGTATTCTCGATCGCGCTGACAGTTATGTGTTTACCGCACCACTGGTCTACTATTTTGTGACTTTGTTGTTGCCGCTTTTGCCCCAGACTTGAAAAAAGAATAATGCTTTGCATTATTCTTTTTTGCTTGCTATGCTGGCGTCACCATAATGCGACCGCGACAAATTAGGGTGCTGTTTTCTAGGGATAACTCTTCGAGATCAACTTCTGACCCTAGATCCACTTCAAAGCCGTCTAGATCGCCTAAAGGTAAACCTCGCTTGGCTTGTAGATGAGTGAGCCATTGGGGGCGATCGAGCTGTAAGGTATGGCCGTTTTTTAGCTGCAACCCAGTGCGAATCACGATCGGAGTCACGGCTCCGCTGACGGCTATTAGACTGGCACTCAAGGTCAGTTGGCCCGCAGCGATAATAATTTGGGAGTTTTGCAAGTTGATGGCTTGGTGACCAGGGAGCGGTGCATCTAAAACGGCTTGGATTTCTGATTTCAGCAGAGTTGCTAGGAATTCGGCTAAAGCGGTTGCAAGTAAGGGGGCTGACAGCGAAGCATTCAGATCAGCTTCTTCTAGCACTAAGCTGCCTGTAACGGGGATCGGTTCTAGCAAATTCAGTGGTTTACCCCGCAGAACTTGGCCCAGGTTAATCCGAATATTTTCTCCCACCAGTTGCAAGTGGCTGAGATGCAGCCCTTGGTAGATCGCTTTGTGTGCCGTGATCCCCACTCTTTGAATCTGTCCCGTTAGGATGCGGCGATCGCCCCCTTCAATTTTGACTTGCAATTCTTCAACTTGCTCCACCTGCGATCGCAACCATAGCCGTACTGCGGGCGACAACACCTTACTGATCAGTTGGCTTTGTTTTGCTGCGGTCATGTCGGCTTCTGTGCTTTCAGGGAATGGTGGCTGGGCGGGATCAGGAGATGGAGAAGCAACCTTAGGAGAACTGGAACTAGAATCCATTGCTTTAGAACTGGGGAAAGGGACAGAAAACACCACTAAGCCGTTGTAACGGTCTGCTCAGACTACAACCTAAGGCTAAAAAGCTGTTCGATAGAACGAGGTGGGGAGCTGCGATCAATGACGTTGGCAGCAGACCAAAAGGTTGCAAAGTCACTCTTGCATCGTGCAATCTCTACTGCCCAAAAGCTTACAGGAAGGTGGCGAAATTCCCACTATAAGCCTGGGAGCTAAATTGTCATGGTTTCTTAATTTTTGCTGAGCCTGCTACGGTTGCGATCGCTAAAGGCGATGGATACTTGATCCCCAGCTGTTTATTTATGTCATGAATTCATGACATATGATCCCCGATCGCCTTGTAAATGCGTAGAAATGCTCAAAATCACCGTTTTTACCCCTTGACCCTAACAAAGCTTTTTTGCAACATATGAGTAACCCAACGATCCCGGCGATCCCAAATTAATTCTGATTTGCTGATTACTCTCTCAAGCCCACAAGGATTGCAGAAGTAAAACGGGGATCAGTTTATAGATACTTCCTCGCGATCGCGGATCAATAGCTGGGTGGCTCAGGAATTCGCACAAGGTATTGAGAGGCTTTTAACTCATAATCTGCTTTCGAGCGTAGTCTTTTAAGCCGTTGGCTAGAGCACTACCTCACTCGGTTAGTCAGAGTTTGAAATCAAGGGGGACTACAGGTCGAAAGGCAACGATTGTGCAGATTCCACGAGCAGGCATGCATCACTCGTTCATGCGTCAGTTTATTTAGTGATCTACTTGCCGTCGAAACTATTTGGAGACCATAACCCATGGCTAAGGAACGTCCACCTTTAGAAGAGATGACCCTGCGGCAGCTGCGTAAAGTGGCTAGCGAATGCAACATTTCTCGCTACAGTCGCATGCGCAAAGATCAACTGCTAGCAGCGATTCAAGAAGTACAACGTACCAAGTTTTCTCTCAGTCCATCTCGCACGTTGGAGGCACAAGAAGAAGTGGAAGCAGCAAAGTTTGACGTAGGTCAAGAGGACCGTACAGGAGGTTCACTGGCTGCCGTTGACGAAGGATTGGCAGATCTCCCTGAAGGGTATGGAGAGAGCCGCGTTGTGCTGATGCCTCGCGATCCCCAATGGGCTTACACCTACTGGGATATCCCCAATGAGCATAAGGAAGACTTGCGCCGTCAAGGTGGTCAACAGCTAGCTCTGCGTCTCTATGATGTGACAGACATCAGCTTGGAATACCAAAGCCCTCACAGCATTCAAGAGTATCCTAGCGATGAGTTGGCGCGGGAGTGGTATTTGCCGATTCCCGTGAGCGATCGCGACTATGTAGTAGACATTGGTTATCGCTGTGCGGATGGTCGCTGGTTGGTGCTAGCTCGTTCTGCCCCAGTACGGGTGCCCCCAGTTTATCCCTCCGACTGGATTGAAGATCAATTCATCACCCTAGCTTGGGAAGAAGATCTGCGCGATAAGACCTTCCTAGAGCTGATTCCCCCTGCTAAGCGGGCTGCTGCGGCTACAACTGGTTACGGTGCAGGTGCCCCTATCGATGCTGCTGGCAACCCCATCTACGATGCTATCTTCGGCATGGCGCAAACGACAGAGGCTCAGCGGGTCGCGGGTTCGCTCTACGGCTCGATGCAGCAAGTGCCTGTACATGAGCAAGCAGTTAGCTCTTATGTCTTCCCGTCTGGTGTGGGTATGTGGGCGCTTCCTACGGCTTCTGGCCTGAATATGTCTGGTGTGGGCATGTCTGGAGCTGGTTTTGCTTCCGCCCCTCCAATTCGGCCTCGCCAGTTCTGGTTGGTGGCGGATGCAGAACTCATCGTCTACGGTGCCACTGAACCCGATGCCACAGTAACGATCGGCGGTCGCCCCATCAAGCTCAACCCCGATGGCACGTTCCGCTTCCAGATGTCGTTCCAAGATGGCTTGATCGACTACCCCATCATGGCGGTAGCGTCAGATGGCGAACAAACGCGATCGGTTCACATGAAGCTCACTCGCGAAACCCCATCTCGCAATACCAACACCAAGGAAGAAGCCGTTCCCGAATGGCTGTCTTAATTCCCTAAAGTTGCACAACTAGAAAACAAAACCCCTGGTCACGCGATCGGGGGTTTTCTCTTTAGCGCTACAGTTTAATCTCTAGGTATTTCCATAGATTAGCAATTTTCACTCACTCAATCATTCACTGAAGAATCTTAGGCTAATCCACAAATATTAAAGCACTAAAAAATATCGAATCTTTGAACCTAAACAATTAAAACGAAGATAATACGTGGAAATCACTAAAAGCGTTGGTAAGCAGACAATTTTGTTCTATAAATAGTGAGTTTTTATGAATAATCTGATAACTCGTTTCCAAACTCTTATAGATTTTCGCAGAAAAATTGGACAGCCTGTTGAGCAATATTTCTTACCTGGTTTAAGCCGTCAGTATCTTCAGGAAAAGATTTCGCAATATCCATTCTATTTTCCAGAAGAGTTTATGGAGTTATACACGTGGCGTAACGGAACTAAAGATGAAGACTTTTTAATGTTCAGAGATATGGCTTGGTTAAGCCTTGAGAACTCGATTGCTCAGTATGAGTTAATGATGGAAGTGTTTTGGAGTGAAGGCGATAACGAAGAAATTGGATTGGAGCCTGAAAAGATGTTCCCATTCGCTGCATTCACTGGTTTTAACTTGTACTTGAGCTATCCAGGACAGAGGATGTGCCCAAACATAGAGCTTCCCATCATTTGTACAGGAAAAGGTGCTCTCGACCCTTACTATGACTCATTCACATCTATGTTAGATACGGTTGAGGAGTGGTTCAAAGTTGGTAAACACAATGAGCACTCATGCGACGTTGAAGAGAGTCTTGAGCGCGAAATTTGGCGCAAACATAACCCAGAGGTTTTTAGAATTATAGGTTTTTAGATGCAAATACGATCGCTCGCTATGGAATTGTAGAAGGCGATCGCAGGAGTTTTTGATAGATTGTCCCAGGTGCGATCGCTGAGTTGTAGAGGGCGATGGCCTGAATAGTTGTGTTGTGGCGCGCAGCTTGAGGGAAGCGAAGAGTTACCAAAATACTTGTAAAATGATTGCCAAAAGGAAAATATGCAATACGTCCTCATTATTCACGAAGTTGAAGATTACGCCGCATGGAAAACAGTTTTCGATAATGCAGCACAAATCCGGAAAGAAGCTGGAGAACTTAGTTATCAATTACTCAGGTTTGAAAACAACGAAAACAACATTGTGCATTTTTCACACTGGAATTCACTGCAAAATGCAAAGAACTTCTTCGAGTCCGAGCGATTGGTAGAAATCCGCAAGCAAGCTGGGGTCAAAGCGCCCACATTTGTCTATTTAGACGAGATTGAAAATGGCATTTTATGATGACATATAAAATGGAGTGTTTGCTTCATCATTTTCAGCATATGTTTAGCATCGCGCTTTGCTTCTCGCATTCAACACGGGATACTTAATAACCTCGGCACAAAAAAGCGCTGCAAGTCTTCGGTGGGGACTTAACCGGAAATCAATTGATGAGATGAGATCGCTGGATTGTAGAGAGTGAGAGCAGTAGTTTTTTATGATTTGCCAGCGTGCGATCGCTAAGTTGTAGAGAGCGATCACTGCTCCTGGGAGTAGAGCTGCTTTAGTACAACTCTAAAGAGTGTAAATCAGGGTTGTCTAAAAGCTCTTGGATGGCTTCTGTTCCAGAACGAATTAGACCTTCGACTTCAATAGTTGGTGCATTGCCACAGCGTAGCCATACCACCTTAGGTGGTGCGCCATATAAACGGCTTCTTTCCGCGAAATCTGCATCCTGAGTGACAATACAAAAATCATTTGCTTTGGCAAATTCCCATACTTCAGTATCAGTCTTTTCTGCTAAATCATGAAATTGAACATGACTGGAATCAGGAAAAATACTGGCTAACCGAGCGACTAACTTACGACTTAAATTTTGGTCAAACAGTAGCTTCAAGCAGCACCTACAGAAGCCACTAAACGATGCTCACGATCAGCCGCAAATTCTAGACAGGCTCGAATATCTGCTTCTGTGAGTTCAGGAAAGTCCTCTAGAATCTCAGCATGAGACATTCCAGCCGCTAACCATCCCAGAACATCGTACACAGTAATTCTCATACGTCGAATACAGGGCTTGCCACCTCGCTTATCTGGCTCGATCGTAATGATATCGCGATAGCTCATGGTGGTTGTGAACCCCATAGTAAAAGTGGCTCCTTAAGTCTAGAGCAGCTTCACTTAGCGCTGCAATGACGCTAGTTGAGGTTAGCTGTTGATTTTTTGAAGAGAATTATAATTAAGGGCGATCGCTAGGTGATTGATAGCGATACATTCAGAATGCTCACACTTTATTCATGCAACATGCGATCGCAACTTTTAGATCATGCTTTACAGCCCACCTTAGACTACACACAGGCAACTTCACCATTGGGCATGACTCCAGCGACTTATCGGCGTGGTGGTAAAGGCGCACAAATCCGCTTCAGTATTGTTCCTTGCTCGCTAGGCTTCTTGTTAGTAGCGGCGACTCCAACAGGTCTTTGTTCCGTTACATTAGGCGATGCAACAGTAACGCTCGAAGCCGCCTTGCGTCAGGAGTTTCCAGCAGGTGAGATGCAACTCGATGATTCACACCTGCAAACTTGGACTGAATCGCTTTTGGGATTCTTGGCAGGGCAGGAGCCTCAGTTAGACTTACCCTTGGATGTACCAGGGACGGCGTTTCAGTGGCGCGTTTGGCAAATCTTGCGCTCTATCGAATATGGTGACACCCGCTCCTACTCACAGGTGGCTGCAATGATGGGACAGCCGCAAGCGGTACGGGCAGTAGCGCGGGCTTGTGCGACTAACCCAGTCGCTTTGGTGGTGCCTTGCCATCGAGTGCTGCGGAGTGATGGTTCGTTGGGTGGGTTTCGTTGGGGCTTGGCACGTAAACGAGATTTGCTGGCCCAAGAACGTAAACCTCTATAGCATCCCATTACCATCCTCAATCCCAAGCTGCGTCACGAGAGCCTGTGACCGACGGGATTTTCTCAGGCTCACTATAATAGGGGCGATCGCACTCAAGGCTACGAATAGCCAATACAGCTTTGAAAAGCCAATATCTTCAGACCTGGCAATCACTCGTGCTAGGGGTGATCGCTTCCGTTTTAGTCTTAGTGGGTTTCAATTCTTTTATTGTGATCAATCCTGGTGAAGCAGGGGTACTCAGCATCTTGGGTAAGGCCAGAGATGGCGTCCTCGCAGAAGGGTTGCACTTTAAGCCGCCGCTCGTTTCTCAGGTGGCAATCTACGATTTGACCGTGCAGAAATTTGAAGTGCCAGCCCAAAGCTCCACGCGCGATCTGCAAGACTTGTCGGCACGCTTTGCCATCAACTTCCGCATTGATCCGGCTGAAGTAGTCGAGATTCGGCGGAAGCAAGGCACCTTAGCCAACATTGTCTCCAAAATCATTGCCCCCCAAACGCAAGAATCTTTCAAAATTGCAGCAGCGAGAAGAACCGTCGAAGAAGCTATTACCAAACGCAACGACCTCAAAGAAGACTTTGATGCAGCGCTGAGCCAGCGTTTGGAAAAGTATGGCATCGTGGTTATCGATACGAGCGTGGTAGATCTCACTTTCTCGCCAGAGTTTGCTAGAGCCGTAGAAGAAAAGCAAATCGCAGAACAACGGGCACAGAGAGCTGTGTATGTGGCGCAAGAAGCAGAACAGGAAGCCCAAGCAGACATCAACCGAGCACGAGGCCGAGCCGAAGCTCAACGACTGCTAGCCGAAACCCTGAAAGCGGAAGGAGGTCAACTCGTCCTGCAAAAAGAAGCGATCGAGGCTTGGCGACAGGGTGGGTCTCAAATGCCTGAAGTATTAGTCATGGGAGATCAAGGCAATAGTGTCCCCTTCTTGTTCAATTTGGGGAATCTAAAGCAAGCACCCAAACTTAGAGCAGAAGGAACTTAGCCAAAAATTGCTTGTAACGTGTCCGTCAGTTCCTCGCGGGTGTAGGGCTGATTGAGAACTGCTTTAATATTGCCGCCCAGCTCAGCACTCACTGGATCGGTGAGGGACTGGTTAGTCGTGACAACAACCCCAACTTGCGGGTTGATTTTGTGCAACGCCTGAATCACTGTGGGTGCATCAAGTTCTGGAACTGCCATATCCAAAATCACCAGGCAAATCTCTGACCAGTGATGAGCGTAAAGCGCGATCGCCTCAATGCCATCACTGGCGGTCAAAACTTGATAGCCACAGCCTTCTAACGTTGTTTGAGCCAGCTCACGGGCAGGCTGGTTGCCATCGATCACCAGAATTAAGCTGCCCTCAGCCGTCGATCCGGGCTGGTGGCTGCTAGGAATAGAACGGGGAATTGCAGGTAGATACACCTTGAGTTGGGTGCCCTTACCTACGACACTAAACACATCAACGTCTCCCTCGTGACCTTTGATAATGCCTACAGCCCGTGACAACCCTAAGCCTGTCCCTTGCCCAAAAGCTTTGGTGGTAAAGAAAGGTTCAAAAATGCGGTTGAGATTTTCGGCGGGGACACCAAAACCTGTGTCAGAAACGGTGATCAGGATATAGGAACCCATTTCAGCGATCGCATGAGCCCGCAGATTACTCGCATCAATCCAAAGATTTTCGGCAGAAATCCGCAGAATACCGCCGTTGGGCATGGCATCGCGCGCATTGTCACAGAGATGCATCAGGGCTTGATGCAGTTGGTTCGCATCTCCCGATATCGTCCACAAGTCTGGAGCGCTGAGCGAAGTGCGAACGAGGATGTTCTGAGGAAATCGCTGTTTCAGGGTTTGCTCAACGCCCAAGATGAGTTGATTGACATCTATGGTTTGCTTTTCGCCTTCAATGCCTCGGACAAAATCTAGTACCTGTTTCAGCAGACTAGCACTGCGTTGCGCGTTTCTTTCTAGCATCCCTAACAGTTGCTGGCTTTGCTCGTCTTGGAGCTTTTGGGAGAGCAAAGGAATCGCCATCAGGATGGGTGAGAGTGCGTTGTTGAGGTCATGCGCCAATCCACTTGCTACGGTGCTAATGCCTTCTAGTCGCTGAGTTCGTAAGCGCTGATTCTCGGCTTGTTTTCTTTGGGTGATGTCGGTGTTGACGATCAAGATCGATTTAGGGACATTGCTTTGTCGAATTAAAGACCAGCGGCTCTCTACCGTTACTTGTCTGCCGTCTTTCGTGCGTTGTTGAAGTTCGCCTTGCCACTCACCCTGTTCGTTTACAGATCTTTGAGCGGCTTGCAGAGTTGGACACAGCTCGTCAAACAGCAATTCATCTAGGTAGCGCCCGATCGCTTCATGAGCGGCCCACCCAAACAAGCGAGCTGCACCGCTATTCCAAAATAGGATGCGGTTTTCTAAATCCAAAACCAGAATGGCATCTTGAGAATGGTTAAAGAGCAGGGCTTGCTCGCGGATTTGCTCCTCTGTTTGCTCTCGCTCGGTGATGTCTGCTTGTAAGCCCACAAAATATAGTAGCTCCCCGCTCTTGGAGCAAACTGGAGAAATCCTCAGTTGATTCCAAAAGGACTGACCATCTTTGCGGTAGTTCAGGATCGTGGTCTGAATTTCTCGCCGTTGAGCGATCGCCTCCCGAATCTGGGTCACAGCCTTAGGATCAGTGGCAGCACCTTGCAAAAACCGACAGTTACGCGCCAAAACCTCTGCGACTGAGTAACCTGTGATTCGAGAAAAGGCAGGGTTGGCGTAAATAATCGGATTGTTATCCTGGTTCGGATCGCTCAACAAGATGCCATCGGAGGCGGAGTTGATTGCTTGGGCAAAGTTGAGGTTAGCGATCGCCGCAGCTTCTCCACCCTCATTTGTGATTTGGATCTCCGGTGTGCGAGGCCATCCTAGCGACTCTTGCTGCGATCGTTGCCAATAAGTATTAAAGAAGTTAACTAGTCGAGGCTCGTGCTCTACTAAATCACTGAAATTGTTTTGAAACCGCTGATCCGCTTCATAAGATACTTCAGGATGTGCTTTCATCCATTCATGCGAGGTTTTGACATAAGCAATGAAGGTGACGAGATAGTGGTAGTTCTCATCACCCAAAAGCTGGCGCAATTCCTGTCGGCAGACTTCAGCTTGGTCTGTCTGTAGGGCAATAAAGATAGCACAGCACAGCAAACTCTCATCTAGAGCTGCGTTTAGCTGGGATAGTATTCGGACAACATCTGCTTCAGCACTCAGCCGATCTAGATGGATATTAATCTCTTGAGAATTTGGTGGAGCGAGTTCTAGAAAAGCCAGAATCTCTTGCGCTTGCATACCCAATTGATAAAGCGAGCAACTGTGGCAAATAAGGCAATAAGGAACCGGGCAGAAGCGGGAAAGATAACCTGAAAGTTTTTCTTTAAATAAAGGCGGTAAAGGATTTTCGATGTAGGCTGCAATAGTTTGCTGCCAAAGGTTCTCTAGAATTGCTGGAGTGGCTAATGCAGGCGAGAAAAAAGGTGGAAAAAATCCAAATTTCTCCTCGATTTCTGTGGAAATTTCTGTACTAGTACGCATGAATTAGATGGTATCTAATAAAACAGGTATTAAAAGTAACCAAACGAATATTTTAGATAGATTTAACTATTTAGCCTACGATTCAGGCCAGTCCTGACCAGAATAACGAATCCCTCAACGATTTGTATCAACAAATGGTACGGAGAAAAGGAGTTTTTGTTTACCTAACGGCCTAACTTTTGCCGCATTTTCTGCCGCACTTGGATCGCGTCTGGATAATCTGGCTTAATTTGAATTGCTTTGTCGATGGATGTTACAGCTTCATCGAATTGCTGTAGGCTCCACAGGGCAACACCGCGATTATTCCAAGCTTCGGCCAAGTCAGGTTTTAAGGCAGTCGCTTTGTCATAGGCAGCTACCGCTTCAGCGGGACGATCGAGGAGCAGTAGCGATGATCCTTTGTTACTCCAAACTTCCGCAAAATTAGGCTTTAGGGCGATCGCTTGGTCATACAGGGCGATCGCTTCCGAGTGGCGCTTGAGTTGGTCTAGCGCATAGCCTTTACTCCACAACGCTTCTGGATATTTAGGGTTACTCGCCAAGGCTTGATCGCAAGCAGTAATCGCTTCTCCAGGACGCTGCAATTGATTCAAGTTGTAGCAGCGGCCCCATTGAGCCGTGGCATTGGCGGGTGATTGGGCGATCGCTTGGTCATACAGAGCTAAAGCTTTCTCTGGCTGATTAGCGGTACGTAAACCATCGGCTTGAGCCAAGAGCGGCGCAATGGGAGGCTGGGCAGGGGTGGAGCTGGGGCTAGGGTTGGGGTTAGGGACAGCGGGGGTGGGTATAGGCGCAGTCGCTGAAGCAGGAGAGGCGCTTGGGGCAGGAGCAGGAGTGGCAGCAGGAGAGGAGGTCGTAGGTTGGGCAGTTGTAGCTGGAGTAGAAGCGGTAGTGGTTGGAGTAGAAGTGGTTGGAGTAGAAGTGGTTTGAGGCGCAGGTTTAGGCGTGAATAAAGCTTTGGCAAGCAGGAAGGTCGCTGCGATCGCCACTAAAGCGGCCACAATTACCGCTGGCTTTACGCCTTGAAGTCGGGTGGCACTGGGTAAAACAGCCGTGGGGATAGAACTTCTGACTGGGGGAGAGGGTTGCGTTTCTGGCAAGGTAGCAGGTGAAACCCCTACAGCCAAAGTGGGAGCTGTGACGGTGTTAGCAGGAGGGGTTGGTTCTGGAAGGGCAACTGTATCTACATCTGTTGTGTCTCCTGGGGTGTCTTCTGTATCGGGAGCGATGGGGTTAGGGCAGGGGGCAGAGACAGCGATCGCGGCTAATAATTCAGCGGGTAAAGCTTGTAACGCGGCCAAGGCATCCCCAGCGGTGGTGTAGCGGGCGCGGAAGTCGTAACGCACCATGCGATCGAGGAAATCTGCTAATTCAGGCGTCGCCTGAGCAGCACGTTGGTTGCCTTGCGACCTGCCTAGGGCATCGCGCCATTGAATTTCTCCCGTTTTAACGTCCTCGTTGAGGTGTCGGGGGTGAACGCCTGTGAGCGCTTGAATGCCGATCATCCCGACGGCATAAAGATCACTGCTGAAGCGAGGATTGCCACCCAATTGCTCATTGGGCATGTAACCCTGAGTGCCAATCGAA from Trichocoleus desertorum ATA4-8-CV12 includes:
- a CDS encoding PAS domain S-box protein, whose translation is MRTSTEISTEIEEKFGFFPPFFSPALATPAILENLWQQTIAAYIENPLPPLFKEKLSGYLSRFCPVPYCLICHSCSLYQLGMQAQEILAFLELAPPNSQEINIHLDRLSAEADVVRILSQLNAALDESLLCCAIFIALQTDQAEVCRQELRQLLGDENYHYLVTFIAYVKTSHEWMKAHPEVSYEADQRFQNNFSDLVEHEPRLVNFFNTYWQRSQQESLGWPRTPEIQITNEGGEAAAIANLNFAQAINSASDGILLSDPNQDNNPIIYANPAFSRITGYSVAEVLARNCRFLQGAATDPKAVTQIREAIAQRREIQTTILNYRKDGQSFWNQLRISPVCSKSGELLYFVGLQADITEREQTEEQIREQALLFNHSQDAILVLDLENRILFWNSGAARLFGWAAHEAIGRYLDELLFDELCPTLQAAQRSVNEQGEWQGELQQRTKDGRQVTVESRWSLIRQSNVPKSILIVNTDITQRKQAENQRLRTQRLEGISTVASGLAHDLNNALSPILMAIPLLSQKLQDEQSQQLLGMLERNAQRSASLLKQVLDFVRGIEGEKQTIDVNQLILGVEQTLKQRFPQNILVRTSLSAPDLWTISGDANQLHQALMHLCDNARDAMPNGGILRISAENLWIDASNLRAHAIAEMGSYILITVSDTGFGVPAENLNRIFEPFFTTKAFGQGTGLGLSRAVGIIKGHEGDVDVFSVVGKGTQLKVYLPAIPRSIPSSHQPGSTAEGSLILVIDGNQPARELAQTTLEGCGYQVLTASDGIEAIALYAHHWSEICLVILDMAVPELDAPTVIQALHKINPQVGVVVTTNQSLTDPVSAELGGNIKAVLNQPYTREELTDTLQAIFG
- a CDS encoding tetratricopeptide repeat protein, which translates into the protein MGLNLLRLLQSPNPDKPVGGRYKVLSKLGAGGFGQTFLAEDMHLPDHPHCVVKQLKPQVTDASSLQTARRLFDTEAKVLYQLGSHDQIPRLMAHFEEDQEFYLVQEFVDGAALSEELVTGQPWPEARVVALLQDILQALAFVHDQHVIHRDIKPPNLMRRRLDGRIVLIDFGAVKQVSTQIVTAKSGHTNLTISIGTQGYMPNEQLGGNPRFSSDLYAVGMIGIQALTGVHPRHLNEDVKTGEIQWRDALGRSQGNQRAAQATPELADFLDRMVRYDFRARYTTAGDALAALQALPAELLAAIAVSAPCPNPIAPDTEDTPGDTTDVDTVALPEPTPPANTVTAPTLAVGVSPATLPETQPSPPVRSSIPTAVLPSATRLQGVKPAVIVAALVAIAATFLLAKALFTPKPAPQTTSTPTTSTPTTTASTPATTAQPTTSSPAATPAPAPSASPASATAPIPTPAVPNPNPSPSSTPAQPPIAPLLAQADGLRTANQPEKALALYDQAIAQSPANATAQWGRCYNLNQLQRPGEAITACDQALASNPKYPEALWSKGYALDQLKRHSEAIALYDQAIALKPNFAEVWSNKGSSLLLLDRPAEAVAAYDKATALKPDLAEAWNNRGVALWSLQQFDEAVTSIDKAIQIKPDYPDAIQVRQKMRQKLGR